The proteins below are encoded in one region of Micromonospora sp. DSM 45708:
- a CDS encoding UPF0182 family membrane protein, giving the protein MRSSPLPRMSRRGRVTIGVLVGVFVLFTLLGWGVNAWTDWLWFDEVRYTQVFTGVLATRLLLFLVVGVGMALIIAGNLWLAYRLRPRMRPHSAEQATLERYRMLLSPRLGTWIALASAVVGLFAGLSAQTRWAQWLLFRNGGDFGVKDPEFGIDVGFYVFQLPFWRYALGVGFTAVVLALLGALAVHYVFGGVRLQGVGDRMTNSARAHLSTLVAVFVLLKAVAYVLDRRAMLLEYNEGAKLYGAGYADVNALLPAKEILAWISVLVAVAIIVFSNAVMRNLVWPGISLALLGVSAVAIGGIYPWAVQTFEVKPSARDKEARYIERSIKATRSAFSLDGTKTTPYAASNLVPPASLSTDTSVVSNIRLLDPQLVSETYTQLQQVRGFYDFGSKLDIDRYAVKDKTSDYVVGVREINYGELTDQQSNWINRHTVYTHGYGLVAAPANQVVCGGQPYFVSGFLGEKAQEACSSPTEEIPAQQPRIYYGERMEPDDYAIVGQNGDRNVEFDRPTQTGGEQYYTYTGEGGVKIGSFPRRLLYAIKEQESNFLLSEAVNENSKLLYVRNPRDRVEKVAPFLTLDGDPYPAVVNGRVLWIIDGYTTAATYPYAERVNLQSETADELTGRGTFQLARENVNYIRNSVKATVDAYDGTVKLYSYDDTDPVLKAWNKAFGGDVVLPKGDIPPELAEHFRYPADLFKVQRNLLTKFHVTDPGDFYSGQDFWQVPNVPDAPDSGQKQPPYYLFTQFPGQDGPRFQLTSAVTPNGRQNLAALVSGSYVDGKPRLEVLELPDQTRISGPTQVHQQMTNNGDIRQQLNLLSSNQAQVQYGNLLSLPFADGMLYVEPVYVKSSSQDAYPLLQKVLLSYGDGGSYVVLANNLGDGIKQLVEQGKRAGSGTPPPSEDGNTPPPTGGNNTPPPLTGELADAAGKVQSAIAEVKAAQTSGDFERYGRALKALDEAMTAFQQAQAAARGSGTPAPSGSASPSAPASASPSSSPNG; this is encoded by the coding sequence ATGCGTAGCAGTCCCCTGCCGAGGATGAGCCGACGCGGACGCGTCACCATCGGGGTCCTGGTCGGGGTGTTCGTGTTGTTCACCCTGCTCGGGTGGGGGGTCAACGCCTGGACCGACTGGCTGTGGTTCGACGAGGTCCGGTACACCCAGGTCTTCACCGGTGTGCTCGCCACCCGGCTGCTGTTGTTCCTGGTGGTCGGCGTGGGGATGGCGCTGATCATCGCCGGCAACCTGTGGCTGGCGTACCGGTTGCGGCCCCGGATGCGTCCGCACTCGGCCGAGCAGGCCACGTTGGAGCGCTACCGTATGCTGCTGAGCCCCCGGCTCGGCACCTGGATCGCGCTGGCCTCCGCCGTCGTCGGGCTCTTCGCCGGGCTCTCCGCGCAGACCCGGTGGGCCCAGTGGCTGCTGTTCCGCAACGGCGGCGACTTCGGCGTCAAGGACCCGGAGTTCGGCATCGACGTCGGCTTCTACGTCTTCCAGCTCCCGTTCTGGCGCTACGCGCTCGGCGTCGGCTTTACCGCGGTGGTGCTTGCCCTGCTCGGCGCGCTGGCCGTGCACTACGTCTTCGGCGGGGTGCGCCTCCAGGGCGTCGGTGACCGGATGACCAACTCCGCCCGCGCCCACCTGAGCACGCTGGTCGCCGTCTTCGTCCTGCTCAAGGCCGTCGCCTACGTGCTGGACCGGCGCGCCATGCTGCTGGAGTACAACGAGGGCGCGAAGCTCTACGGCGCCGGCTACGCCGACGTGAACGCGCTGCTGCCGGCGAAAGAGATCCTCGCCTGGATCTCCGTACTGGTGGCCGTGGCGATCATCGTGTTCTCCAACGCGGTGATGCGGAACCTGGTCTGGCCCGGCATCTCGCTGGCCCTGCTGGGCGTCTCCGCGGTGGCGATCGGCGGCATCTACCCGTGGGCCGTGCAGACGTTCGAGGTGAAGCCGAGCGCCCGGGACAAGGAGGCGCGGTACATCGAACGCAGCATCAAGGCGACCCGGTCCGCGTTCAGCCTCGACGGCACGAAGACCACACCGTACGCGGCCAGCAATCTCGTGCCACCCGCCAGCCTGTCCACCGACACGTCGGTGGTGTCGAACATCCGGTTGCTCGACCCGCAGCTCGTCTCCGAGACCTACACGCAGCTCCAGCAGGTGCGTGGCTTCTACGACTTCGGCTCGAAGCTGGACATCGACAGGTACGCGGTCAAGGACAAGACCTCCGACTACGTGGTCGGCGTCCGGGAGATCAACTACGGTGAGCTGACCGACCAGCAGAGCAACTGGATCAACCGGCACACCGTCTACACCCACGGGTACGGCCTGGTGGCCGCGCCGGCGAACCAGGTGGTCTGCGGCGGGCAGCCGTACTTCGTCTCCGGCTTCCTCGGCGAGAAGGCGCAGGAGGCGTGTTCCTCGCCGACCGAGGAGATCCCGGCCCAGCAGCCGCGGATCTACTACGGCGAGCGGATGGAGCCCGACGACTACGCGATCGTCGGGCAGAACGGCGACCGCAACGTCGAGTTCGACCGGCCCACCCAGACCGGCGGCGAGCAGTACTACACCTACACCGGCGAGGGCGGCGTCAAGATCGGCTCGTTCCCCCGGCGGCTGCTCTACGCGATCAAGGAGCAGGAGTCCAACTTCCTGCTCTCCGAGGCGGTCAACGAGAACTCGAAGCTGCTCTACGTGCGCAACCCGCGCGACCGGGTGGAGAAGGTCGCGCCGTTCCTCACCCTCGACGGCGACCCGTACCCGGCCGTGGTGAACGGCCGCGTGCTGTGGATCATCGACGGCTACACCACGGCGGCGACCTACCCGTACGCCGAGCGGGTCAACCTCCAGTCGGAGACCGCCGACGAGCTGACCGGTCGGGGCACGTTCCAGCTCGCCCGGGAGAACGTCAACTACATCCGCAACTCGGTGAAGGCGACGGTCGACGCGTACGACGGCACGGTCAAGCTCTACTCGTACGACGACACCGACCCGGTGCTGAAGGCGTGGAACAAGGCGTTCGGCGGCGACGTCGTGCTGCCCAAGGGCGACATCCCGCCGGAGCTGGCCGAGCACTTCCGCTACCCGGCCGACCTGTTCAAGGTGCAGCGCAACCTGCTCACCAAGTTCCACGTCACCGACCCCGGGGACTTCTACTCCGGCCAGGACTTCTGGCAGGTGCCGAACGTGCCGGACGCGCCGGACAGCGGGCAGAAGCAGCCGCCCTACTATCTGTTCACCCAGTTCCCGGGGCAGGACGGGCCACGCTTCCAGCTCACCTCCGCGGTCACCCCGAACGGGCGGCAGAACCTCGCCGCGCTGGTCTCCGGCTCGTACGTGGACGGGAAGCCGCGCCTGGAGGTGCTGGAGCTGCCGGACCAGACCCGGATCTCCGGGCCCACCCAGGTCCACCAACAGATGACCAACAACGGCGACATCCGGCAGCAGCTCAACCTGCTCTCCTCCAACCAGGCCCAGGTGCAGTACGGCAACCTGCTGTCGCTGCCGTTCGCCGACGGGATGCTCTACGTCGAGCCGGTCTACGTGAAGAGCAGCAGCCAGGACGCGTACCCGCTGTTGCAGAAGGTGCTGCTCTCGTACGGTGACGGCGGCTCGTACGTGGTGCTCGCCAACAACCTGGGCGACGGCATCAAACAGTTGGTCGAGCAGGGCAAGCGGGCCGGGTCCGGCACCCCGCCGCCGAGCGAGGACGGCAACACCCCACCGCCGACCGGCGGCAACAACACCCCGCCGCCGCTCACCGGCGAGCTGGCCGACGCGGCCGGCAAGGTGCAGAGCGCCATCGCCGAGGTCAAGGCCGCGCAGACGTCCGGTGACTTCGAGCGGTACGGGCGGGCGCTGAAGGCGCTGGACGAGGCGATGACCGCGTTCCAGCAGGCTCAGGCGGCGGCGAGGGGGTCCGGCACCCCGGCACCCTCGGGCAGCGCCTCGCCGTCGGCGCCGGCTTCGGCCTCGCCCTCGTCGTCACCGAACGGCTGA
- a CDS encoding ABC transporter substrate-binding protein, translating into MRAQWSVPRPGLDRRRFLGALTGLPLLAGGLAGCGPEEEAAAVDEPVELSVFWWGGNRRAQATEQALRLYTQQSPRVSFRITWQGLNGYYDRLATQATGGNVPDLFQIDDTLLTEYDRRDILLDLTRHITDERLDLRGLPEQLARYARVDERTVAVPAAQTNAALVFNRDLLRRLDQPEPRTGMSWKEYARWAARVTRASGNRVAGTMDPSGDYRALWLWLRGQGSELYQGRQLGFSSAELLDWFEFWEVARFDRATPSAALVEQADSGELSRQLVVTGHAAASFAWSHQLPELQRLTGDELGAVAFPGTPAAQWPRASMYWAGFRGTRHPGVVVDVLNFLTTNVAAGRILGFERGLNPSTQVRTYVAAGVTDRTEKRVAALGVELDGLAGPAPAPPPKGHAAVRTLLIDAAESIRGKRAGARSATSRFMARANAALAG; encoded by the coding sequence GTGCGCGCTCAGTGGTCCGTCCCCCGTCCCGGCCTCGACCGGCGGCGGTTCCTCGGCGCGCTCACCGGCCTGCCGCTGCTCGCCGGCGGGCTGGCCGGCTGCGGCCCGGAGGAGGAGGCGGCTGCCGTCGACGAACCGGTCGAGCTGTCGGTGTTCTGGTGGGGCGGCAACCGCCGGGCCCAGGCCACCGAGCAGGCGCTCCGCCTCTACACCCAGCAGAGTCCCCGGGTCAGCTTCCGGATCACCTGGCAGGGGCTGAACGGCTACTACGACCGGCTCGCCACCCAGGCCACCGGCGGCAACGTGCCCGACCTGTTCCAGATCGACGACACGCTGCTCACCGAGTACGACCGCCGCGACATCCTGCTCGACCTCACCCGCCACATCACCGACGAGCGGCTCGACCTGCGCGGCCTGCCGGAGCAGTTGGCCCGCTACGCCCGGGTGGACGAGCGCACCGTGGCGGTGCCCGCCGCGCAGACCAACGCGGCGCTGGTCTTCAACCGGGACCTGCTGCGCCGGCTGGACCAGCCCGAGCCGCGCACCGGCATGTCCTGGAAGGAGTACGCCCGCTGGGCCGCCCGCGTCACCCGGGCCTCCGGCAACCGGGTGGCCGGCACCATGGATCCCTCCGGCGACTACCGGGCGCTCTGGCTCTGGCTGCGCGGGCAGGGCAGCGAGCTGTACCAGGGCCGGCAGCTCGGCTTCAGCTCGGCCGAACTGCTCGACTGGTTCGAGTTCTGGGAGGTCGCCCGCTTCGACCGGGCCACCCCGAGCGCCGCCCTGGTGGAACAGGCGGACAGCGGCGAGCTGTCCCGTCAGCTCGTGGTCACCGGGCACGCCGCGGCGTCCTTCGCCTGGTCGCACCAGTTGCCGGAGCTGCAACGCCTGACCGGGGACGAGCTGGGCGCGGTCGCCTTCCCCGGCACCCCGGCCGCGCAGTGGCCCCGCGCGTCGATGTACTGGGCCGGCTTCCGCGGGACCCGCCACCCGGGCGTGGTGGTGGACGTGCTCAACTTCCTGACCACGAACGTGGCGGCCGGCCGGATCCTCGGCTTCGAACGCGGCCTGAACCCCAGCACGCAGGTCCGCACGTACGTCGCCGCCGGCGTCACCGACCGGACCGAGAAGCGGGTGGCCGCCCTGGGCGTCGAGTTGGACGGGCTGGCCGGCCCCGCGCCCGCGCCGCCGCCGAAGGGACACGCCGCGGTGCGGACCCTGCTCATCGACGCGGCGGAGAGCATCCGGGGCAAGCGGGCCGGCGCCCGCAGCGCGACGTCGCGGTTCATGGCCCGGGCGAACGCCGCCCTCGCCGGCTGA
- a CDS encoding phosphoribosylaminoimidazolesuccinocarboxamide synthase, which translates to MELLHSGKVRDVYADGADLILVASDRVSIYDVVLPTPIPDKGRLLTALSLWWFEQLSDLVPNHVLSATDVPAEVAGRAIRCRRLEMVPVECVARGYLTGGGLAEYERTGAVSGVPLPRGLVEASILPEPIFTPSTKAPKGEHDEPITYDQVVDKVGPETAQRLREITIDVYRRGAEIAADRGILIADTKLELGWTPDGTLVLGDELLTSDSSRFWPAESYQPGRAQFSFDKQYVRDWAVESGWDKRPPAPEVPADVVEATRARYVEAYEKLTGNRWD; encoded by the coding sequence GTGGAACTTCTGCACTCGGGCAAGGTCCGGGACGTCTACGCCGACGGCGCGGACCTGATCCTGGTCGCCTCCGACCGCGTCTCCATCTACGACGTGGTGCTGCCGACCCCGATCCCGGACAAGGGCCGCCTGCTCACCGCGCTCTCGCTGTGGTGGTTCGAGCAGCTGTCGGACCTGGTGCCGAACCATGTCCTCTCCGCCACCGACGTGCCGGCGGAGGTCGCCGGCCGGGCGATCCGGTGCCGGCGGCTGGAGATGGTGCCGGTCGAGTGCGTGGCCCGGGGCTACCTGACCGGCGGCGGCCTCGCCGAGTACGAGCGCACCGGCGCGGTCTCCGGCGTGCCGCTGCCCCGGGGTCTGGTGGAGGCGTCGATCCTGCCCGAGCCGATCTTCACGCCGTCGACCAAGGCGCCCAAGGGTGAGCACGACGAGCCGATCACCTACGACCAGGTGGTCGACAAGGTGGGGCCGGAGACCGCGCAGCGGCTGCGGGAGATCACCATCGACGTCTACCGGCGTGGTGCGGAGATCGCCGCCGACCGGGGCATCCTGATCGCCGACACGAAGCTGGAGCTGGGCTGGACGCCGGACGGCACGCTGGTCCTCGGCGACGAGCTGCTCACCTCCGACTCGTCCCGGTTCTGGCCGGCCGAGTCCTACCAGCCGGGTCGGGCCCAGTTCTCCTTCGACAAGCAGTACGTGCGGGACTGGGCCGTCGAGAGCGGCTGGGACAAGCGCCCGCCGGCGCCGGAGGTGCCGGCCGACGTGGTCGAGGCGACCCGCGCCCGTTACGTCGAGGCGTACGAGAAGCTGACCGGCAACCGCTGGGACTGA
- a CDS encoding VOC family protein: MSTRLVQINMKARDDAALGGFWAKTLGWGIDSEEPGVTNLEPEGFVYPDPVAVCIDLVRSAEPKVGKNRVHVDLASTSAEQQAELVARLTELGATPADIGQGDVPWTVLADPDGNEFCVLEPRPVYRDTGPIAAVVVDCADPRGMARFWGEATDWTVHEVTDQHASLRSTAGVGPYLEFVRNPDPKTVWNRVHLDVRPYPGDDLAAEAARLETLGATRVDLGRADIRWMVLTDPEGNEFCLLTPA; this comes from the coding sequence ATGTCGACGAGGCTCGTGCAGATCAACATGAAGGCCCGGGACGACGCCGCGCTGGGCGGCTTCTGGGCGAAGACGCTCGGCTGGGGGATCGACAGCGAGGAACCGGGCGTGACCAACCTCGAACCCGAGGGCTTCGTCTATCCCGACCCGGTCGCCGTCTGCATCGACCTCGTCCGTTCCGCGGAACCCAAGGTCGGTAAGAACCGGGTGCACGTCGACCTGGCCAGCACGTCAGCGGAGCAGCAGGCGGAACTGGTCGCGCGCCTGACGGAGCTGGGCGCGACGCCCGCCGACATCGGCCAGGGTGACGTGCCGTGGACGGTGCTGGCCGATCCGGACGGCAACGAGTTCTGCGTGCTGGAACCGCGGCCGGTCTACCGGGACACCGGGCCGATCGCGGCGGTGGTGGTCGACTGCGCCGATCCGCGGGGGATGGCCCGCTTCTGGGGCGAGGCGACGGACTGGACCGTGCACGAGGTGACCGACCAGCACGCCTCGCTGCGTTCGACCGCAGGCGTCGGCCCCTACCTGGAGTTCGTCCGCAACCCCGACCCGAAGACGGTGTGGAACCGGGTGCACCTCGACGTCCGCCCCTACCCGGGCGACGACCTGGCGGCCGAGGCGGCCCGCCTGGAGACGCTCGGCGCGACCCGCGTCGACCTCGGCCGAGCCGACATCCGTTGGATGGTCCTGACCGACCCCGAGGGCAACGAGTTCTGCCTCCTCACCCCGGCCTGA
- the glpK gene encoding glycerol kinase GlpK: MTGEFVAAIDQGTTSSRCIVFDADGEIVAAAQREHRQIFPRPGWVEHDAEEIWTNVEHVVREALAGADLGPEHLAAVGITNQRETTVVWDRATGRPVANAIVWQDTRTGPLLRELAEAYDEERLRARTGLTPATYFAGPKLRWLLDHVDGLRERAERGEVLFGTMDSWLIWKLTGRHVTDVTNASRTLLMDLETLDWAPELLDALRVPAAMLPEIRCSAEVYGTAEGVLAGVPVASALGDQQAALFGQTCFRPGEAKCTYGTGSFLLLNTGASPVPSRHGLLTTVAYQIEGQPAAYALEGAIAVTGSLVQWLRDNLGLISTASEVEELARTVDDNGGCYVVPAFSGLFAPHWRSDARGVIAGLTGYITKGHLARAVLEASAFQTREVVDAMNADSDVALRRLRVDGGMTGNELLMQFLADVLDLPVVRSRITETTCLGAAYAAGLAVGFWPDLATLRDKWRSDAQWEPAMDPTHRHHELHQWHKAVQRTLNWEN; encoded by the coding sequence GCAGATCTTCCCCAGGCCGGGCTGGGTCGAACACGACGCGGAGGAGATCTGGACGAACGTCGAGCACGTCGTCCGGGAGGCGCTGGCGGGCGCCGACCTCGGGCCCGAGCACCTGGCCGCGGTGGGCATCACCAACCAGCGGGAGACCACGGTCGTCTGGGACCGGGCCACCGGCCGGCCGGTGGCCAACGCGATCGTCTGGCAGGACACCCGCACCGGCCCGCTGCTGCGCGAGCTGGCCGAGGCGTACGACGAGGAGCGACTGCGCGCCCGCACCGGGCTGACGCCGGCCACCTACTTCGCCGGGCCGAAGCTGCGGTGGCTGCTCGACCACGTCGACGGGCTGCGCGAGCGCGCCGAACGCGGCGAGGTGCTGTTCGGCACCATGGACAGCTGGCTGATCTGGAAGCTGACCGGACGGCACGTCACCGACGTGACGAACGCCAGCCGCACGCTGCTGATGGACCTGGAAACGCTCGACTGGGCCCCGGAGCTGCTCGACGCGCTCCGCGTCCCGGCCGCGATGCTGCCCGAGATCCGCTGCTCGGCCGAGGTCTACGGCACCGCCGAGGGCGTGCTCGCCGGGGTGCCGGTGGCCAGCGCGCTCGGCGACCAGCAGGCCGCGTTGTTCGGGCAGACCTGCTTCCGCCCCGGCGAGGCCAAGTGCACCTACGGCACCGGCAGCTTCCTGCTGCTCAACACCGGTGCCAGCCCGGTGCCGTCGCGGCACGGCCTGCTCACCACCGTGGCCTACCAGATCGAGGGCCAGCCGGCCGCGTACGCGCTGGAGGGTGCCATCGCGGTCACCGGCTCGCTGGTGCAGTGGCTGCGCGACAACCTCGGCCTGATCTCCACCGCGTCCGAGGTCGAGGAGCTGGCCCGCACCGTCGACGACAACGGCGGCTGCTACGTGGTGCCGGCCTTCTCCGGCCTGTTCGCGCCGCACTGGCGCAGCGACGCGCGGGGCGTGATCGCGGGCCTGACCGGCTACATCACCAAGGGTCACCTGGCCCGGGCGGTGCTGGAGGCGTCCGCCTTCCAGACCCGCGAGGTGGTGGACGCCATGAACGCCGACTCCGACGTGGCGCTGCGCCGGCTGCGGGTGGACGGCGGGATGACCGGCAACGAGCTGCTGATGCAGTTCCTCGCCGACGTCCTCGACCTGCCGGTGGTCCGCTCCCGGATCACCGAGACCACCTGCCTCGGCGCCGCGTACGCGGCCGGCCTGGCCGTCGGCTTCTGGCCCGATCTGGCCACGCTGCGGGACAAGTGGCGCTCCGACGCCCAGTGGGAACCCGCCATGGACCCGACCCACCGCCACCACGAGCTTCACCAGTGGCACAAGGCCGTCCAACGCACCCTGAACTGGGAAAACTAA